The following are encoded together in the Aciduricibacillus chroicocephali genome:
- a CDS encoding D-serine ammonia-lyase, with protein MTMEQQRLNEYKRNFPLIQQLMDREPVSWINPNRKPFDEIKNLPVNMEDILEAEALWHRFQPFFMEAFPETAASKGIIESPLQHIAEIQKELKVSGNLYLKCDHALSIAGSVKARGGFYEVLYFAEQIALKEGKIKKTDDYAKFLNEEMKDLFSQYTIGVGSTGNLGLSIGIMSAKLGFQVDVYMSRDAKQWKKDLLREKGATVLEFEGDFGEAVKAGRHETNQNPNGYFVDDEDSKELYLGYSTAALRLKEQLDEQGVRVDAENPLFVYLPCGVGGAPGGITFGLKEVFGDNVHCFFAEPIESPSVLVGILTGEMDKVSVQDFGITNRTEADGLAVGTPSIFATPISNVLISGNYTIRDEELFEMLARLADAENIYVEPSATAGLFGPQKVADYVEKIGADPSKINHIAWSTGGLLVPENEMKQWYERGKSYLR; from the coding sequence ATGACAATGGAGCAGCAAAGATTAAATGAATACAAAAGAAATTTCCCACTTATTCAACAGTTAATGGACCGGGAGCCAGTTAGCTGGATTAATCCGAACAGAAAACCATTTGATGAAATTAAAAACCTCCCTGTAAATATGGAAGATATTTTGGAGGCAGAAGCTCTCTGGCATCGTTTTCAGCCTTTCTTTATGGAAGCTTTTCCAGAAACAGCAGCGAGTAAAGGGATTATTGAATCTCCTTTACAGCATATCGCGGAGATTCAGAAAGAGCTTAAAGTGTCTGGTAATCTTTATTTGAAATGTGATCATGCTTTGTCAATTGCCGGTTCGGTCAAAGCGCGTGGTGGCTTCTATGAAGTGCTCTACTTTGCGGAGCAGATTGCATTAAAAGAAGGCAAAATTAAAAAGACAGATGATTATGCCAAGTTTCTTAATGAAGAGATGAAAGATTTGTTCAGCCAGTATACAATTGGTGTCGGCTCAACTGGCAATCTGGGTCTGAGCATTGGAATTATGAGTGCCAAGCTTGGTTTCCAAGTCGACGTTTACATGTCACGTGACGCAAAACAGTGGAAAAAAGATTTGTTGCGTGAAAAAGGTGCCACTGTTCTTGAATTTGAAGGAGACTTCGGTGAAGCGGTTAAAGCTGGTCGTCATGAAACGAATCAAAATCCAAATGGATATTTTGTTGATGATGAAGATTCAAAAGAGTTATATCTCGGTTACAGTACCGCTGCTCTCCGTCTGAAAGAGCAGTTGGATGAGCAAGGTGTACGAGTAGATGCTGAAAATCCGCTTTTTGTCTACTTGCCTTGCGGTGTCGGCGGAGCACCTGGTGGTATAACATTTGGTCTTAAAGAAGTATTCGGAGACAATGTCCATTGTTTCTTTGCGGAACCGATTGAATCACCTTCTGTCCTTGTAGGAATTTTGACTGGTGAAATGGACAAAGTAAGTGTCCAGGATTTCGGTATAACGAATCGTACAGAAGCGGATGGACTAGCTGTTGGTACACCGTCGATCTTTGCAACGCCAATAAGCAATGTGCTCATCAGCGGAAATTATACAATAAGAGATGAAGAGCTCTTTGAGATGCTTGCCAGACTTGCCGATGCTGAAAACATATACGTTGAGCCTTCAGCTACAGCAGGATTATTCGGACCTCAAAAAGTTGCTGATTATGTAGAGAAGATTGGGGCCGACCCGTCAAAAATTAATCATATCGCATGGTCTACGGGGGGCTTACTCGTTCCTGAGAATGAGATGAAGCAGTGGTATGAGCGTGGAAAGTCGTATCTCAGATAG
- a CDS encoding acyl-CoA carboxylase subunit beta, which yields MSYLDKHEEVTSRIKRGGKEKYHEKNEEKGKLFVRKRLELLFDEGTEIEDAIFANCEDPTLPADGVVTAIGTINGQKVCAIANDSTVKAGSWGKRTVEKIIRMQETAEKLEIPLIYLVDSAGARITDQIEMFPGRRGAGRIFHNQIKLSGRIPQICLLFGPSAAGGAYIPAFCDIVVMVEGNASMYLGSPRMAEKVIGEKVSLEEMGGARMHCSISGCGDVLAETEEEAIEFARKYLGYFPANYRQKPAHSDIVKPKEFEKGIADILPENQNAAFNMHDLIARIIDEDSFVEIKKLFAGEIITGLARMNGMPLGIIANQPRVKGGVLFPDSADKAAKFIQLCDAFHIPLLFLADVPGFMIGTSVEKAGIIRHGAKMLASMSEATVPKISVIVRKAYGAGLYAMAGPAFEPDACLALPTAQIAVMGPEAAVNAVYANKIAELPEEERPAFIKEKQDEFKAEIDIYRLASELVIDDIVQPDQLRKELSRRYETYSTKDIQFTKRKHGVYPV from the coding sequence ATGTCCTATTTGGATAAACATGAAGAAGTTACTTCGCGAATTAAAAGAGGCGGAAAAGAGAAATACCATGAAAAGAATGAAGAAAAAGGCAAACTTTTCGTACGAAAACGTCTAGAACTTCTTTTTGATGAAGGAACTGAAATAGAGGATGCTATTTTTGCAAATTGTGAAGATCCAACATTGCCGGCCGATGGTGTAGTGACGGCAATTGGGACGATCAATGGGCAAAAGGTATGCGCTATTGCCAATGACTCCACTGTAAAAGCAGGATCATGGGGAAAACGGACAGTTGAAAAAATTATACGCATGCAGGAAACAGCTGAAAAACTGGAAATTCCGCTTATTTACCTTGTTGATTCAGCAGGTGCTCGGATTACAGATCAGATTGAAATGTTCCCTGGCAGGAGAGGTGCCGGGCGGATCTTCCATAATCAGATCAAATTGTCAGGGCGCATCCCTCAAATCTGTTTGCTCTTTGGTCCATCAGCGGCGGGTGGAGCATACATTCCAGCATTTTGTGATATTGTCGTTATGGTTGAAGGGAACGCTTCTATGTATTTGGGCTCTCCACGCATGGCCGAAAAGGTAATTGGCGAAAAGGTCAGCTTGGAAGAGATGGGTGGTGCCCGCATGCATTGTAGTATATCTGGGTGTGGCGATGTGCTTGCGGAAACTGAAGAAGAAGCAATCGAATTTGCTCGTAAATATTTAGGTTACTTCCCAGCAAATTATAGACAGAAGCCTGCTCATTCAGATATCGTAAAGCCAAAAGAATTTGAAAAAGGTATCGCTGATATTTTGCCGGAAAACCAGAATGCTGCTTTCAATATGCATGACTTGATAGCTCGAATCATTGATGAAGACTCTTTCGTGGAAATTAAAAAGCTTTTCGCAGGCGAAATTATTACGGGGCTGGCAAGAATGAATGGTATGCCTCTCGGTATTATCGCGAACCAGCCTCGTGTAAAAGGCGGGGTACTTTTCCCTGACTCAGCTGATAAGGCTGCTAAATTTATTCAACTATGTGATGCATTCCACATTCCGCTCCTATTCCTTGCAGATGTTCCTGGCTTCATGATTGGTACTAGTGTAGAAAAAGCGGGTATTATCCGCCATGGTGCCAAGATGCTTGCATCTATGAGTGAAGCGACTGTACCAAAGATATCTGTCATTGTTAGAAAAGCATATGGTGCTGGGCTTTATGCTATGGCCGGTCCGGCGTTTGAACCAGATGCCTGTCTGGCACTTCCTACAGCTCAAATTGCGGTAATGGGACCAGAGGCTGCAGTAAATGCTGTCTATGCTAATAAAATTGCGGAACTTCCTGAAGAGGAAAGGCCTGCTTTTATTAAAGAGAAGCAAGATGAATTTAAAGCAGAAATTGATATTTATCGACTTGCTTCGGAGCTTGTCATCGATGATATTGTACAGCCCGATCAATTACGCAAGGAACTTTCTCGCCGCTATGAAACATATAGTACAAAAGATATTCAGTTCACAAAGCGTAAGCATGGCGTTTATCCTGTTTGA
- the cysK gene encoding cysteine synthase A yields the protein MKKIANSVTELIGNTPVVKLNRLVPEGAADVYVKLEMFNPSKSVKDRAAYNMIRNAEDKGLLKPGATIIEPTSGNTGIGLAMAAAAKGYRAILVMPDNSTQERINVLKAYGAEVYLTPNDEKMPGSIKKALELQEKIPGSFIPQQFENEANPDVHRHSTALEIIEQMEGELDVFVATAGTGGTITGTGEVLKEKILGIHIAVVEPEGSPVLSGGKPGKHKLVGTSPGFVPEILNTDVYDEIIQLADEDAVAMFNALPKNEGIFVGLSGAAAIHGAIEVAKRIGKGKKVLVIAPDSGERYLSMDLIED from the coding sequence ATGAAGAAGATCGCTAACTCTGTTACAGAACTGATTGGAAATACACCAGTTGTTAAATTGAATCGCCTCGTACCCGAGGGGGCAGCTGATGTGTATGTAAAACTGGAGATGTTTAATCCTTCAAAAAGTGTTAAAGATCGTGCTGCATATAATATGATTCGAAATGCTGAAGATAAAGGCTTGCTTAAGCCGGGAGCTACAATAATTGAACCGACGAGTGGAAATACAGGGATTGGACTTGCTATGGCTGCTGCAGCTAAAGGATACCGAGCAATTCTTGTCATGCCGGACAATTCGACGCAAGAAAGGATAAATGTTCTGAAAGCTTACGGTGCGGAAGTTTATCTGACTCCGAACGATGAAAAGATGCCAGGATCTATCAAAAAAGCACTTGAACTGCAAGAGAAGATTCCAGGAAGCTTCATCCCTCAACAATTTGAGAATGAGGCGAATCCTGATGTCCATAGACATTCAACAGCTTTGGAAATCATCGAGCAAATGGAAGGGGAGCTGGATGTCTTTGTGGCAACAGCAGGGACAGGCGGAACTATTACAGGTACTGGTGAAGTATTGAAAGAAAAAATTCTGGGAATACATATTGCAGTTGTAGAGCCTGAGGGATCACCCGTTCTATCTGGTGGTAAGCCAGGCAAGCACAAACTAGTCGGTACTAGTCCTGGATTCGTCCCTGAAATTTTGAATACAGACGTCTATGATGAGATTATCCAACTTGCCGATGAAGATGCTGTAGCAATGTTCAACGCTTTGCCGAAGAATGAGGGTATTTTTGTAGGACTCTCAGGAGCGGCAGCAATTCATGGAGCGATCGAAGTAGCAAAAAGAATCGGTAAAGGAAAAAAGGTACTTGTAATTGCTCCCGATTCAGGAGAGCGTTATCTGAGTATGGATCTTATTGAAGACTAA
- a CDS encoding TetR/AcrR family transcriptional regulator produces the protein MGQDYQHLENSHEKILRVARDLFMKLGYKAVSTRQIAEICGITQPTLYHHFKNKQQLYVEVLKSELAVAKSDFKSIISAHCHSFEECIYELSAYMLINKPTSLGQMFHDIAHHLSDEQQNEMREKWLDAYLQPIVSVFEKGIEQGAFRNPADFGSFAEPSAYMLMNLIASHQSREPLKEEDARKQAKFYTNVMMYGLSSRSD, from the coding sequence ATGGGTCAAGATTATCAGCATCTAGAGAATTCACATGAAAAAATTTTGCGGGTTGCCCGTGATTTGTTTATGAAACTGGGGTATAAAGCAGTATCTACAAGACAAATAGCCGAAATTTGCGGAATTACCCAACCAACATTGTATCACCATTTCAAGAACAAACAACAACTCTATGTAGAAGTGCTGAAATCCGAACTTGCGGTTGCGAAGTCAGATTTCAAAAGCATTATCTCAGCACACTGTCATTCATTTGAAGAATGCATTTATGAGCTGAGTGCCTATATGCTTATCAATAAGCCTACTTCGCTTGGACAAATGTTCCATGATATTGCGCATCATCTTAGTGATGAACAACAAAATGAAATGCGCGAGAAATGGCTTGATGCATATCTTCAGCCGATTGTATCTGTTTTTGAAAAAGGGATTGAACAAGGTGCATTTAGAAACCCGGCTGATTTTGGTTCTTTTGCTGAACCATCAGCGTATATGCTTATGAATTTGATAGCTTCTCATCAATCGAGGGAGCCGCTTAAAGAAGAAGATGCACGTAAACAAGCAAAATTTTATACAAATGTCATGATGTATGGCCTTTCATCCCGCTCAGATTGA
- a CDS encoding acetyl-CoA carboxylase biotin carboxyl carrier protein subunit, whose product MHEIKASMAGNVWKIVVEAGETVEAGQDVVILESMKMEIPISTESKGIVKEIKVEEGSFVNEGDVLITLEA is encoded by the coding sequence ATGCATGAAATTAAAGCTAGTATGGCAGGGAACGTTTGGAAAATAGTTGTCGAAGCGGGAGAGACTGTCGAAGCTGGTCAAGACGTAGTTATTCTCGAATCAATGAAAATGGAAATTCCGATTAGTACTGAATCTAAAGGTATTGTTAAAGAGATTAAAGTAGAGGAAGGCAGCTTTGTAAATGAGGGCGATGTTCTCATCACGCTTGAAGCTTAA
- a CDS encoding acetyl-CoA carboxylase biotin carboxylase subunit — translation MRKILIANRGEIASRIIRTCKELGILTVAIYSEADKEAPFVSQADEAYLLGAPRVEESYMDMDKVFEIANQSGAEAIHPGYGFFSENAAFAKRCKEEGITFIGPSPEVIAKMGNKIEARLLMKQAGMPVVPGTDQAVESAEEAVEAAEKIGYPVMLKAAAGGGGIGMVSAANREECVKAFASNSERAKRFFGDGSMFVEKKIENARHIEVQIIADDNGNVIHLFDRECSIQRRNQKVIEEAVSPFLSEQTRNEICMSAVNAAKSIGYVNAGTFEFIADEQENFYFLEMNTRIQVEHPVTEEVTGIDIVQEQLNVARGKAILIDQSEVKRIGHAIEARIYAEDPHTFFPSPGKITTLIVPEMENLRNEVAVVEDYTVTPFYDPMIAKVIARGENREEACDALIAGLEKWQIEGIKTNKQMVLDILKSAEFKDGNTTTDFVAKYYLPNSKK, via the coding sequence ATGAGAAAAATTCTAATTGCAAATCGTGGTGAAATTGCATCAAGAATCATTCGTACATGTAAAGAACTCGGTATTTTGACTGTAGCAATCTATTCTGAGGCCGATAAAGAGGCTCCTTTTGTGTCGCAGGCTGATGAAGCATACTTGCTTGGTGCGCCTCGTGTCGAAGAGAGCTATATGGACATGGATAAGGTTTTTGAAATTGCTAATCAGTCAGGTGCAGAGGCAATCCACCCAGGTTATGGCTTCTTTAGTGAAAATGCAGCTTTTGCCAAACGCTGTAAAGAGGAAGGCATTACATTCATAGGGCCTTCGCCTGAAGTCATTGCAAAAATGGGTAATAAAATTGAAGCAAGATTACTTATGAAACAAGCAGGTATGCCTGTTGTTCCTGGCACTGATCAAGCTGTGGAATCTGCTGAAGAAGCGGTAGAAGCAGCAGAAAAGATTGGATACCCGGTTATGCTGAAAGCTGCCGCTGGCGGTGGAGGAATTGGCATGGTATCTGCTGCTAATCGGGAAGAGTGCGTGAAAGCATTTGCCAGCAACTCCGAGAGGGCCAAAAGATTCTTTGGCGACGGCTCTATGTTCGTAGAGAAAAAAATAGAAAACGCTCGGCATATAGAAGTACAGATTATTGCGGATGATAATGGAAATGTTATACACTTGTTCGATCGTGAGTGTTCCATACAGCGTCGCAACCAGAAGGTAATTGAAGAAGCAGTTTCTCCTTTTCTGTCTGAACAGACAAGAAACGAGATTTGCATGAGTGCAGTAAATGCTGCTAAATCAATTGGCTATGTGAATGCTGGAACTTTTGAATTTATTGCTGACGAACAGGAAAATTTCTATTTCCTTGAAATGAATACAAGAATTCAGGTGGAGCATCCTGTAACAGAAGAAGTTACAGGTATTGATATTGTTCAAGAGCAACTGAATGTGGCAAGAGGAAAAGCGATATTGATTGATCAGTCTGAAGTGAAACGCATAGGTCATGCTATAGAGGCTCGGATTTATGCGGAAGATCCGCACACGTTTTTCCCTTCCCCTGGCAAAATTACAACATTGATTGTGCCGGAAATGGAGAACCTGCGCAATGAAGTTGCCGTTGTTGAAGACTATACGGTGACACCATTTTATGACCCGATGATTGCCAAGGTAATTGCAAGAGGTGAAAATCGTGAAGAAGCTTGTGATGCTTTGATTGCAGGTCTTGAAAAATGGCAGATTGAAGGGATTAAGACGAATAAGCAGATGGTCCTTGATATTCTAAAATCTGCTGAATTCAAAGATGGAAATACGACAACAGATTTTGTAGCAAAGTATTATTTGCCGAATAGCAAAAAATAG
- a CDS encoding enoyl-CoA hydratase-related protein, with the protein MSEWIAVEQISEHTLVFKLNRPEAANALSLELLHQLNGCLDRIQADDLLNCLIITGSGSKAFCAGADLKERREMNGEQVKSTVKLIGDTFRKIESLPMPTIAAINGAAFGGGLELALACDLRVISKNAKVGLTETSLAIIPGGGGTQRLPRLIGKGMAKKMIFEAKPVTAEKAFSLGIAEELVEAEELMPAALSIADNISGNGPIALRLAKKAIEAGLETSLESGLQLEHELYLQTLHTEDRIEGLQAFKEKRKPCYKGK; encoded by the coding sequence ATGAGTGAATGGATTGCTGTCGAGCAGATTTCTGAACATACCTTAGTATTTAAATTAAATCGTCCAGAAGCGGCGAATGCTTTATCTCTGGAATTACTTCATCAACTGAATGGATGTCTAGACCGGATACAAGCAGACGATTTACTTAATTGTTTGATTATAACTGGCAGCGGGTCTAAGGCTTTTTGTGCCGGTGCTGACTTGAAAGAACGACGTGAAATGAATGGAGAACAGGTAAAGAGTACGGTTAAGCTTATCGGTGACACCTTCCGTAAAATCGAATCTTTGCCAATGCCTACGATTGCAGCAATTAATGGGGCGGCATTTGGCGGAGGCCTGGAGCTTGCCCTTGCATGTGATCTACGAGTCATTTCTAAAAACGCAAAAGTCGGGCTTACAGAAACTAGCCTAGCGATTATTCCTGGAGGAGGAGGCACTCAAAGACTCCCCCGCTTAATTGGAAAAGGCATGGCTAAGAAAATGATCTTCGAAGCAAAGCCAGTGACTGCAGAGAAAGCTTTTTCTCTAGGGATTGCTGAAGAACTTGTTGAGGCGGAAGAGCTTATGCCGGCGGCTCTTTCAATAGCTGACAATATATCTGGAAACGGACCTATTGCATTGCGTCTCGCTAAGAAGGCAATTGAGGCTGGTCTGGAAACTTCACTTGAATCAGGCTTGCAATTGGAACACGAGCTTTATCTACAAACCTTACATACTGAAGACCGAATTGAAGGTTTGCAAGCTTTCAAAGAAAAGCGCAAACCATGCTACAAAGGAAAATAG
- a CDS encoding metal-sensing transcriptional repressor, with translation MSKSEETKTTKRQPHDKEKMINRLKRIEGQVRGIQNMIENDRYCVDILTQISAINAAMNNVGLQLLEKHTQHCVADAIKEGQGDEAIEELMLVFKRFSKV, from the coding sequence ATGTCCAAATCCGAAGAGACAAAAACAACGAAGCGGCAGCCACATGATAAAGAAAAGATGATTAACAGATTGAAACGGATCGAAGGACAAGTGCGAGGTATTCAAAATATGATTGAAAACGACAGATACTGTGTCGATATTCTTACTCAGATCTCTGCTATTAATGCAGCAATGAATAATGTCGGTCTTCAATTGCTTGAAAAGCACACCCAACATTGCGTTGCTGATGCGATTAAAGAAGGACAAGGCGATGAGGCAATTGAAGAATTGATGCTTGTCTTCAAAAGGTTTTCCAAAGTGTAA
- a CDS encoding antibiotic biosynthesis monooxygenase family protein has protein sequence MKYFAIIDGELESGLHITGVEGEVLTLQELNEKADIQGKEYETIDASGDLKAEGTIVLNNIPISLEGRNAFEERFLGRARAIEETPGFIAIRVLRPLNDEVYVVLTQWESEQAFRDWQSSSAYSKAHKRRHTAEGLDQRPGVLSKKPFHKLYTV, from the coding sequence TTGAAATATTTTGCGATTATAGATGGAGAGCTAGAGAGTGGACTTCATATAACTGGAGTTGAAGGAGAGGTTCTCACACTACAAGAGCTGAATGAGAAAGCTGATATTCAAGGAAAAGAATATGAAACTATTGATGCAAGTGGTGACTTAAAAGCAGAAGGAACAATTGTCCTAAATAATATTCCGATCTCTTTGGAAGGAAGAAATGCTTTTGAGGAAAGATTCCTGGGAAGAGCTCGCGCCATCGAGGAGACACCCGGATTTATCGCAATACGTGTACTCCGTCCTTTAAATGATGAGGTGTATGTAGTTCTTACTCAATGGGAATCTGAACAGGCTTTTCGCGATTGGCAATCTTCGTCTGCCTACAGTAAGGCACATAAAAGAAGGCATACAGCTGAAGGTCTTGATCAACGGCCTGGTGTCCTATCTAAAAAGCCTTTCCATAAATTATATACAGTATAA
- a CDS encoding ferritin-like domain-containing protein, producing the protein MTTYTSADALRSNLITDITKALHGEYSAIYCYGILANQAPSSEIKEKILEIRNDEIRHYHTFSQIYLSLTGNQLKPQITESCPDNYKSGVLAAFKDEQKTVDFYHEIARKYEVDVVRKAFMEASADEQNHAVWFLYFMNHS; encoded by the coding sequence GTGACCACTTATACATCGGCAGATGCTTTACGCAGCAATTTGATTACTGATATTACCAAGGCCCTTCACGGTGAATACTCAGCAATTTACTGCTACGGGATACTTGCTAATCAAGCTCCATCTTCTGAAATTAAAGAGAAGATTCTTGAAATTAGAAATGACGAAATAAGACACTATCACACTTTTTCACAGATTTATTTATCATTGACTGGCAATCAACTTAAGCCGCAAATCACTGAGTCATGTCCCGACAATTACAAAAGTGGAGTGTTAGCAGCATTCAAGGATGAACAGAAGACTGTAGACTTCTATCATGAAATAGCAAGAAAATATGAAGTCGATGTCGTTAGGAAAGCATTTATGGAAGCTTCTGCGGACGAACAAAACCATGCTGTTTGGTTCCTATATTTTATGAACCATAGCTGA
- a CDS encoding 5'-3' exonuclease produces MLVDGMALLFRGFFATSFRGNFMLNNSGTPTNGVYQFTRYLLDAAEYFQPSHLICCWDMGSKTFRTELFTDYKANRGAPPEELIPQFEMAKEVAEILEIPNVGIDNFEADDCIGTLAQLYAVDNTVTILTGDQDILQLVQPGIEVAIMRKGMGNYEVFTADNFQEKRGLQPSQIIDLKGLMGDTSDNYPGVKGIGEKTALKLLQEHKTIDLILEQLDQLPKGVRTKIENDLDMLHVSRELAAIKCDVEIECPLERAEWKYDREIVRTTLLEKDLERIAKLV; encoded by the coding sequence ATGCTCGTTGATGGTATGGCATTGCTGTTCCGTGGCTTTTTTGCAACTTCATTCAGAGGTAATTTCATGCTTAACAATAGTGGAACTCCAACCAATGGAGTTTACCAATTTACTAGATACTTGCTTGATGCGGCTGAATATTTCCAGCCTTCACATCTAATCTGCTGCTGGGACATGGGAAGTAAAACATTCCGTACAGAACTTTTTACAGATTACAAAGCGAATCGCGGTGCTCCTCCTGAAGAACTAATTCCGCAATTTGAAATGGCAAAAGAGGTCGCTGAGATTCTTGAAATTCCCAATGTTGGTATTGACAATTTTGAAGCGGATGATTGTATCGGAACATTGGCACAGTTGTATGCGGTTGATAATACAGTAACAATCCTAACAGGAGATCAGGATATTCTTCAACTTGTACAGCCGGGCATTGAAGTGGCAATTATGCGAAAAGGAATGGGAAATTATGAAGTGTTTACAGCTGATAATTTCCAAGAAAAGAGAGGACTCCAACCTAGTCAGATTATTGATTTGAAAGGATTGATGGGGGATACTTCTGATAACTATCCAGGAGTTAAAGGGATCGGTGAAAAGACTGCACTTAAACTCCTCCAGGAACATAAGACGATTGACTTGATTCTTGAACAGTTGGATCAGCTTCCTAAAGGAGTAAGAACAAAAATTGAAAATGATTTGGACATGTTGCATGTTTCTAGGGAACTTGCTGCAATCAAATGTGATGTAGAAATAGAGTGTCCACTTGAACGTGCTGAGTGGAAATACGACAGGGAAATCGTCAGGACAACACTTTTAGAAAAAGATTTAGAAAGAATTGCAAAGTTAGTTTGA
- a CDS encoding FAD-dependent oxidoreductase, with amino-acid sequence MSTRHESIWNGTVEQPSFKPLKEDIEADIVVAGGGIAGITTAFLLSQEGKNVVLLEARTLLSGTSGYTTAKLSAQHYLIYAKLIELYGENIAKLYYEANCNAISSIESWAEARGIDCDFLREDSYVFTKQQEMKSSLEKEAEAYKKLCIDGDVIEGSPAFSDAVASPVMRNQAMFHPGKWLKGLIHEMENAGVRIFENTSLEDVEKTDDKIVCKTGTEHNITCSDLVIATHFPVYAENKFYVNNMSAESSVAMAFKTDKQLPTGMYITAEMPKWTMRNVKVGEESYILVGGESHPTGDGMSEEERYNRTALYAEEHLGLTKPAFRWSTRDYFSPDHIPLVGHLHEDTDHIYVLTGFSKWGLSNSTAGAQIIKDLIMGNDNPYIALYSPQREREEWTASSGENEAVKTYGANKTIENLKNNQAAVIKKDDKDIGVFKDENGELHYIDLSCTHMGCGVKWNDGDLTWDCPCHASRFSATGEVIGGPATEPLEKIDHL; translated from the coding sequence ATGAGTACAAGACATGAATCGATTTGGAACGGAACGGTGGAGCAGCCCTCTTTTAAACCACTTAAAGAAGATATTGAAGCAGATATCGTAGTCGCTGGTGGAGGAATTGCAGGGATAACAACCGCTTTCCTTCTTTCTCAAGAAGGTAAAAATGTTGTATTACTGGAAGCTCGCACGTTGCTCAGTGGTACGTCAGGTTATACGACAGCGAAATTATCGGCGCAACATTATTTAATTTATGCAAAGCTAATTGAACTATATGGAGAAAACATAGCCAAACTTTATTATGAAGCGAACTGTAATGCGATTAGTTCAATCGAATCTTGGGCGGAAGCAAGAGGAATAGATTGTGACTTTTTAAGGGAAGACAGTTATGTTTTTACGAAACAGCAAGAAATGAAATCCTCGCTTGAAAAAGAAGCTGAAGCTTATAAGAAATTATGTATTGATGGAGATGTGATTGAAGGAAGTCCTGCTTTCAGTGATGCTGTAGCATCGCCTGTCATGCGCAATCAAGCGATGTTCCATCCTGGGAAATGGTTGAAGGGCTTAATTCATGAAATGGAAAATGCGGGTGTACGAATTTTTGAGAACACATCGCTTGAAGATGTAGAGAAGACAGATGACAAGATCGTCTGCAAAACAGGGACAGAGCACAATATAACTTGCAGTGACCTTGTCATTGCTACACATTTCCCTGTATATGCTGAAAATAAATTTTATGTGAATAATATGTCTGCTGAAAGCTCAGTCGCAATGGCGTTCAAGACAGACAAGCAGCTTCCGACAGGAATGTATATTACTGCGGAAATGCCCAAATGGACAATGCGAAACGTGAAAGTCGGAGAAGAATCTTATATACTTGTTGGCGGTGAAAGCCATCCTACAGGTGACGGGATGTCCGAGGAGGAAAGGTACAATCGGACAGCTCTTTACGCAGAGGAGCATTTGGGCTTAACAAAACCGGCATTCCGCTGGTCCACTCGCGATTACTTCTCACCAGATCATATTCCCTTAGTTGGGCATTTGCATGAGGACACCGACCATATATACGTATTGACCGGCTTTAGCAAATGGGGGCTTTCCAATTCAACAGCTGGTGCCCAGATTATAAAGGACTTGATCATGGGAAATGATAACCCATATATCGCTCTCTACTCCCCACAGCGTGAGCGAGAGGAATGGACAGCTTCAAGCGGAGAAAATGAAGCGGTGAAGACATACGGCGCGAATAAAACAATTGAGAATCTAAAAAACAACCAGGCGGCCGTGATCAAGAAAGATGATAAGGATATTGGAGTATTCAAAGATGAAAATGGTGAGCTTCATTACATTGATCTTTCTTGTACTCATATGGGCTGCGGAGTGAAATGGAATGACGGTGACCTCACATGGGATTGCCCATGCCATGCGTCAAGGTTTAGTGCAACAGGTGAAGTCATCGGCGGTCCTGCAACTGAGCCCCTTGAGAAAATAGATCATCTATAA